One segment of Brassica napus cultivar Da-Ae chromosome C3, Da-Ae, whole genome shotgun sequence DNA contains the following:
- the LOC106388710 gene encoding rop guanine nucleotide exchange factor 3-like, with product MENLSNPDENEDANYHQSRRSIDPNDQSASETPVYSSMSIDSFVYPRTCSESTSGFSDQIDHETNSFCSDASPSDWPVLTESKSSKCLSTGLEMQSNGNLPVQEISEAELETMKERFSKLLLGEDMSGSGKGVCTAVTISNAITNLYATVFGQNLRLEPLETEKRALWKREMKCLLSVCDYIVEFIPRCQSLSNGTTVEVMESRPRADIYINLPALRKLDSMLMEALDSFQNTEFWYAEEGSLSMKSARSATGSFRKVIVQRKEEKWWLPVPLVPPEGLSDIARKQLKNKRESTNQIHKAAMAINSSILSEMEIPDSYMATLPKCGKSSVGDSIYRYMSGSGRFFPEKLLDCLNIASEHEAVQLADRVEASMYTWRRKACLSNSKNSWNLVKDLMSTTERTDKNYVMAERAETLLFCLKQRYPELSQTSLDICKIQYNKDVGKAVLESYSRVLEGLAFNIVAWIDDVLYVDKTMSGSE from the exons atggaGAATTTGTCGAATCCAGATGAAAACGAAGACGCGAATTATCATCAATCACGACGATCCATTGACCCAAATGATCAATCAGCATCAGAAACTCCGGTTTACTCGAGCATGAGCATAGACTCCTTTGTTTACCCTCGGACATGTTCGGAGAGTACTTCAGGCTTTTCAGACCAAATAGATCATGAAACCAACAGCTTCTGTAGTGACGCTTCTCCCTCTGATTGGCCTGTCCTAACGGAATCCAAGAGCTCCAAATGTCTCTCTACTGGTTTAGAGATGCAATCAAATGGAAATCTTCCGGTCCAAGAAATCTCAGAAGCAG AACTTGAGACAATGAAGGAAAGATTCTCAAAGCTACTGCTTGGAGAAGATATGTCAGGAAGTGGCAAAGGAGTTTGCACTGCAGTCACCATCTCTAATGCTATTACCAATCTTTATG CTACAGTGTTTGGACAGAATCTGAGGTTAGAGCCGTTAGAAACAGAGAAGAGAGCATTGTGGAAGAGAGAAATGAAGTGTCTTTTATCGGTATGCGATTACATAGTTGAGTTCATCCCTAGATGTCAGAGCCTAAGCAATGGAACTACTGTTGAGGTGATGGAGAGTAGACCAAGAGCAGATATCTATATCAACTTACCTGCCTTGAGAAAGCTAGATTCTATGCTTATG GAAGCATTGGATAGTTTCCAGAACACAGAGTTTTGGTATGCAGAAGAAGGAAGTCTGTCGATGAAATCTGCACGTTCTGCCACTGGATCATTCAGGAAAGTTATAGTGCAGAGGAAAGAAGAGAAATGGTGGCTACCAGTTCCTCTTGTTCCTCCAGAAGGTTTGTCAGATATAGCCAGAAAACAactcaagaacaagagagagagtacTAATCAGATTCACAAAGCTGCAATGGCTATCAACAGTAGCATCCTCAGTGAAATGGAGATTCCAGACTCTTACATGGCTACTCTCCCAAag TGTGGTAAAAGCAGTGTTGGTGATTCAATCTACCGCTACATGAGTGGGTCGGGTCGGTTTTTCCCAGAGAAACTCTTAGATTGTCTGAACATAGCATCTGAGCATGAAGCTGTTCAGTTGGCAGATAGAGTAGAGGCTTCAATGTACACTTGGAGACGCAAAGCTTGTCTTAGTAACTCTAAGAACTCATGGAACCTGGTGAAAGATCTTATGTCAACTACAGAGCGGACAGACAAGAACTATGTTATGGCTGAGAGAGCAGAGACGCTGCTCTTCTGTTTGAAACAGCGTTATCCAGAACTATCTCAGACATCATTAGATATATGCAAGATTCAGTACAATAAG GATGTAGGAAAAGCAGTGTTGGAGAGCTATTCAAGAGTACTTGAAGGCTTAGCTTTCAACATAGTTGCTTGGATTGATGATGTTCTCTATGTAGACAAAACCATGAGCGGTAGCGAATAA